ACGTCTCGCAGGTCGAGGCGCACGGTGACGAAGCGGCTCGCGAACAGCTCGATCGCCATGCCGGCGTCGAACGTGATGCCCTGTACGGTGTCGTGAAACAGCCGTCCCGCGCCGAGCGCGAACATCACGTCCGAGTGGACGATGCTCCCGCCGATCTTCATTTTCGCGTGGATGGGCGACCACAGCAGGCCGCCCAGCGCGAGGTAGCCGGTTCCGGGAGACTCGAACCGATCGTCGCCGAAGAAGTCGGCCACCGGCCCGTCGAGGTCGAGCGCGATCGGCGTGGCGTCGAACGACACTTCGAGCCCGAGATCCTCGGTGAGCCAGTAGGCCGCCGCGCCGCCGTAGATGTACGACGTCGAAAACAGGTCCGCCGCGAACAGGCCTCCGCGCGCGACGAGCTGAATGCGGTCGTCTTTCGTGAACGGGCGCTTCTGGACGCCGCGCGGGCGGAGAGTGCGGCCGAGTTCGTCTTTGATCGATTGATCGAGACAGTTCGGCGGCGCGGTGTCGGACGGGGCGTCGGCCCGCGCCGCGCGTTCTGCCGCCCCTCCGAGCGCGGCGCCCACCCCGACTGCGACCACGGCCAGTCTCAGCACCCCTGAAAGGGTACGCTCCGGCTACCGTGCGGTCAACTCGTCGGAATGCCTAGAAATGTAGGGGGCTGTGGTCTAGCGACCACAAATGAAAACGAGTAGGATCGGCTCACGTGGGCGCCGAGCATCTGACGGGCACGACCATCCACCGCGAGGGGGGACCGCCGACGGTCAACCTGCGCCGCTGCAAGCTGGTGGTCCTCACCGGACCGGACCGCGGGGCCGAGTACGTCGTGTCGTCGGACGTCATCCGGGTAGGCAAGTCGGCCGACAACGACCTGACGCTGACCGACGAGACGGTGTCCCGCAACCACTTCGAGATCGTGCGCGACGGCAAGGGCTACTTGCTGCGCGACCTGCGGTCGACGAACGGCACGTTTCTCGACGGCGCCGAGATCAAGGAGGCCTACATTCGCGCCGGATCCGTGATCTCGGCCGGCGCCGTGGAACTGAAATTCACCCCGTTCGAGGAGCGGATCGAAATCCTGCCGTCCGACAAGGACCACCTCGGCGACATGGTCGGCCGGTCGATGGCGATGCGGGAGATCTTCGGCCTGATCGAGCGGATTGCGCCGACCGACGCGACAGTGCTGATCGAGGGGGAAACCGGCACCGGCAAGGACATGATCGCGCGCGCGATCCACCAATTGTCGCCGCGCCGCGATGGGCCGTTCATCGTCGTCGACTGCGGAGCGGTCGCCGGCACGCTGATCGAGAGCGAGCTGTTCGGCCACGAAAAAGGGGCGTTCACCGGCGCGAGCGCCCAGCGGCAGGGCGCGTTCGAGCTCGCCAGCGGCGGGACGGTGTTCCTCGACGAGTTGGGCGAGCTATCGTTGGATCTACAACCCAAGTTGCTGCGCGTGCTCGAGCAACGCGAACTGCGCCGGGTCGGCGGCAGCAAGGTGATCAAGGTCGATCTGCGCGTGGTCGCCGCGACGCGGCAAGACCTGCGCGCAGAGGTCGACAAGGGCAAGTTCCGCGAGGACCTGTACTTCCGGCTCAACGTCGTCCCGATCGTCGCGCCGCCGCTGCGCGAACGCAAAGAGGACATCCCGTTGCTCGTACGCCACTTCATCGACAAGCTGGCCGGCGGTGCGGCGCCGGAGATCCCGGAGAGCACGATGGCGGCGCTGTGCGCACACGACTGGCCGGGCAACGTGCGCGAACTGCGCAACGTCGTCGAACGGGCGCTGGCGCTC
This genomic stretch from Deltaproteobacteria bacterium harbors:
- a CDS encoding outer membrane beta-barrel domain-containing protein; the protein is MLRLAVVAVGVGAALGGAAERAARADAPSDTAPPNCLDQSIKDELGRTLRPRGVQKRPFTKDDRIQLVARGGLFAADLFSTSYIYGGAAAYWLTEDLGLEVSFDATPIALDLDGPVADFFGDDRFESPGTGYLALGGLLWSPIHAKMKIGGSIVHSDVMFALGAGRLFHDTVQGITFDAGMAIELFASRFVTVRLDLRDVIAVQEAVAETRLTNNLVASLGLSLWTPAW
- a CDS encoding FHA domain-containing protein, whose protein sequence is MGAEHLTGTTIHREGGPPTVNLRRCKLVVLTGPDRGAEYVVSSDVIRVGKSADNDLTLTDETVSRNHFEIVRDGKGYLLRDLRSTNGTFLDGAEIKEAYIRAGSVISAGAVELKFTPFEERIEILPSDKDHLGDMVGRSMAMREIFGLIERIAPTDATVLIEGETGTGKDMIARAIHQLSPRRDGPFIVVDCGAVAGTLIESELFGHEKGAFTGASAQRQGAFELASGGTVFLDELGELSLDLQPKLLRVLEQRELRRVGGSKVIKVDLRVVAATRQDLRAEVDKGKFREDLYFRLNVVPIVAPPLRERKEDIPLLVRHFIDKLAGGAAPEIPESTMAALCAHDWPGNVRELRNVVERALALGTDAGRLVAPLGDQPLVLGGGRGPRVEFEPGLSFREQKERWNEQFESRYLEWLLRRNGGNISKAARDADMDRKYLHKLLKKYGIDPASL